The DNA sequence CGGCACGAATGCCCAGCTCGCGTTCGCGGAGAACGGTGTAGATGCGTGCGATGTCCTTCTTTACCGCGCGCAGGCGACCGTGGTTCTCCAGCTGTCCGGTGGCGGACTGGAAACGCAGGTTGAACAGCTCTTCCTTGGCCTTGCGGAGTTCTTCAACGAGACGCTCGTTGTCGAAAC is a window from the Arthrobacter sp. NicSoilC5 genome containing:
- the rpmC gene encoding 50S ribosomal protein L29; translation: MAVGSKDLAPAQLDGFDNERLVEELRKAKEELFNLRFQSATGQLENHGRLRAVKKDIARIYTVLRERELGIRAEVAAPVVEAKEEKKSKKASTKKAEKAEKAETEEDAK